TACTATACCACGCTCTAAGGCTGATCCTGCACATGTAAAAGTAGCATTGGTGCATTTGTTATTGGCCAGTATTGCGGAACATGCTTCGGTGATTTTGGCCATGCTTCAGGCTTGTGCGTTGGATTTTGAGTGGCCGCCCGAATTGTCCGAACGCGTTTATCAGGCCGGGACAGAAGGCTTTATTAATGGAATGGAGCATGGGAATGGTTACCAGCCTGAAAAAAAAATAGCTTTTACCCTAATAGATACACCAAGCAGGGTGGAATTGGTTATCCAAGACCAAGGAAGGGGGTTTAACCCAAAAACATTACCAGATCCGCTTGTGCCAGAAAATTTATTAAAAGCTTCTGGACGCGGCATTTTTTTGATTAGACATTGGGCAGATGAGGTCCAATTTGAAGACGAGGGCAGAAGGCTTGTCCTTCAATTCTTTAAAACGGCTTAGGATGTTTTTGCCTCAGTAGAAAATCCTAAGCAAGGGATTCATTTCCGTCAAGGCTTTCACTCCCTATTCCATCGTTAGTCAACAAATTTTACAAGTCATTAATTTCATTATCATTCAGTCCTGTCAATTCTGCAATTTCTGACGTTGACATTCCCTTTTCTTTCATTTTTT
This portion of the Bacteroidetes Order II. bacterium genome encodes:
- a CDS encoding ATP-binding protein, producing MNTIPRSKADPAHVKVALVHLLLASIAEHASVILAMLQACALDFEWPPELSERVYQAGTEGFINGMEHGNGYQPEKKIAFTLIDTPSRVELVIQDQGRGFNPKTLPDPLVPENLLKASGRGIFLIRHWADEVQFEDEGRRLVLQFFKTA